Proteins found in one Salminus brasiliensis chromosome 13, fSalBra1.hap2, whole genome shotgun sequence genomic segment:
- the cftr gene encoding cystic fibrosis transmembrane conductance regulator, whose product MNKSPVDGASFLSRYFFWWTNPIMRKGFREKLRPADVYQAPSQDTADVLAERLEKEWDRELISAKKKPSLLRALSRCFIRPFLFFGVLLYLGEATKSVQPQLLGRIIASFDPFHEPEREQGYFLAFGLGLLFIARFLLLQPAMFGLHHVGMQIRIALFSLIYKKTLKLSSRVLDKISTGQLVSLMSANLGKFDQSLGMAHYVWISPLQCILCVGLIWELIDINSLCALAAISLLGVIQACLSHKMGPYKAKRVLLTNRRLALTSEIMENLHSVKAYGWEEIMETIIKNIRQDEVKLTRKIGFLRYFYSAAYFFSAIWVITAAVVPQALTTGITVRRIFTTLSYCMVLRMTVTRQLPSSIQMWYDTIRLIWKIEDFLSKEEYKMLEYDLSITDMTLENVTASWDEGIGELFEKIKQENKGNGYPNGDGLFFTNLYITPVLRNISLRLQKGEMLAVAGSTGSGKSSLLMTILGELVPSSGKIRHSGRVSFFSQTAWTLPGTIRDNILFGLTYDEFRYTSVVKACQLEEDLAALPEKDRTPLAEGGMNLSGGQKARVALARAVYRDADTYLLDAPFTHLDIATEKEIFDKCLCRLMASKTRILVTNKIEHLKRADKILLLHNGESFFYGTFYELQSQRPDFSSLLLGLEAYDNINAERRCSILTETLRRVSVDESSGIRPDRPSYRQVAPPAYKDERKPSVIISPLVADRKSSFIPTGIEEEVRRPLPDRKISLVPETEMVDDCFMGNDMYHNHGVHMAGQRRQSVLAFMTNAQGQGRRDQLQSSFRRRLSIVPQSELASEVDIYARRLSKEGIYDITGDMDEENIEACLADEQIENVFETTKWNTYVRYVTTNKSLIYVLIFILVVYAVEVAGSVAGIFLVTDVIWKEEYKMLDLNATKQANVSLASSQYAVIIRPTSSYYIIYIYVATSESILALGFFRGLPLVHTMITISKKLHQKMLNSVLRAPMSILNTMKTGCIMNRFTKDMAIIDDMLPLLMFDLVQLTLVVIGCILVVSIMRPYIFLAATPLALIFIVMRKYFLRTGQQLKQMETEARSPIFSHLIISLKGLWTIRAFDRQAYFETLFHKALNTHTAVWFLYLSTLRWFLFRADIIYVFFFTLAAWIAVGTNQDKPGEIGIIVALAMLILGTFQWCVVTSIAVDGMMRSVERVFKFIDLPSEEPKPRLGQRKTSDLVIENPDTSNEAAWPSRGQMDVQSLTVKYTEAGHAVLKNLSFSVEGGQKVGILGRTGSGKSTLLSALLRLAYTDGDMSIDGVSFNSMPLQQWRKAFGVLPQKVFIFTGTFRMNLDPYGCHSDGELWSVVEEVGLKSVIEQFPDKLDFQLEYGGHVLSYGHKQLMCLARSILSRARILLLDEPSAHLDPLTVKVLKKTLRQSFSTCTILMCEHKVEPLLECQCFLMMEQGKVKTYDSIQRLLNETSQLKQAMSPAERLKLFPRRNSSMHVPQPKLSSVTLTLQEEAEDDVQDTRL is encoded by the exons ATGAACAAGTCACCTGTGGATGGGGCCAGTTTCCTCTCCAGATACTTCTTCTG GTGGACAAACCCGATTATGCGAAAGGGTTTCAGGGAGAAACTAAGGCCAGCAGATGTGTATCAAGCTCCATCACAAGACACAGCTGACGTGCTAGCAGAGCGACTGGAGAA GGAATGGGACAGAGAACTTATCTCTGCAAAGAAGAAGCCCAGTCTCCTCCGAGCACTTTCCAGATGCTTCATTCGACCCTTTCTGTTCTTTGGAGTCCTCCTCTACTTGGGG GAAGccacaaaatctgttcagcctCAGCTCCTGGGCCGAATCATTGCTTCATTCGACCCCTTTCACGAGCCCGAACGAGAGCAGGGCTACTTCCTGGCCTTTGGCCTGGGCCTGCTCTTCATAGCTCGCTTCCTCCTACTGCAGCCCGCCATGTTTGGGCTGCACCATGTGGGCATGCAGATCCGCATCGCTCTCTTCAGCTTAATCTACAAAAAG ACGCTGAAGCTGTCCAGTCGAGTTCTGGACAAGATCAGCACAGGGCAGCTGGTCAGCCTAATGTCAGCTAACCTGGGCAAGTTTGATCAG AGCCTGGGCATGGCCCACTATGTCTGGATTTCTCCTCTGCAGTGTATACTGTGTGTGGGACTAATCTGGGAGCTTATTGATATCAATAGCCTCTGTGCCCTTGCTGCCATCTCCTTACTGGGAGTCATACAGGCCTGTCTGTCCCATAAAATGGGTCCCTACAA AGCAAAAAGGGTATTGCTGACCAACAGGCGTCTAGCTCTGACCTCAGAAATCATGGAGAACTTACACTCAGTGAAAGCTTATGGCTGGGAGGAGATCATGGAGACCATCATCAAGAACATTAGACA AGATGAGGTCAAACTGACCAGGAAGATTGGCTTTCTGCGCTACTTTTACAGCGCTGCCTACTTCTTCTCTGCCATCTGGGTGATTACAGCAGCAGTGGTTCCCCAAGCCCTCACAACAGGTATAACAGTGCGGCGCATCTTCACCACACTGTCCTACTGCATGGTGCTGCGCATGACTGTCACCCGCCAGTTGCCTTCTTCCATCCAGATGTGGTATGATACCATTCGACTCATCTGGAAAATTGAG GACTTTCTCAGCAAGGAAGAATACAAAATGTTGGAGTATGATCTCAGCATTACAGACATGACACTAGAAAACGTCACAGCTTCCTGGGATGAG GGTATAGGGGAACTATTTGAGAAGATTAAACAGGAGAACAAAGGAAACGGTTATCCAAATGGAGATGGACTCTTCTTTACCAACCTCTACATAACACCTGTCCTTAGGAATATAAGCTTGCGCTTGCAAAAAGGTGAAATGTTGGCTGTGGCTGGCTCCACAGGATCTGGAAAG AGCTCTCTGCTGATGACAATCTTGGGGGAACTGGTCCCCTCCTCTGGGAAGATCCGCCACAGTGGCCGTGTCTCCTTCTTCTCTCAAACCGCCTGGACGTTGCCTGGCACTATTCGAGACAACATCCTGTTTGGCCTGACCTATGATGAATTCCGCTATACCAGTGTGGTTAAAGCATGTCAGCTAGAAGAG GACTTGGCTGCTCTTCCTGAGAAGGACAGAACACCTTTGGCAGAAGGTGGAATGAACCTGAGTGGGGGTCAGAAGGCACGGGTCGCTCTGGCCAG GGCTGTTTACAGAGACGCTGATACCTACCTGCTGGATGCACCTTTCACTCATCTGGACATCGCAACAGAGAAAGAAATATTTGACAA GTGTCTGTGCAGACTTATGGCCTCCAAGACTCGCATCTTGGTCACCAACAAAATCGAACACCTAAAACGGGCCGACAAGATACTGCTGCTCCACAATGGCGAGTCCTTCTTCTACGGCACCTTCTATGAGCTGCAGTCCCAACGGCCCGACTTCAGCTCCTTGCTGCTCGGCCTGGAGGCCTATGACAACATCAATGCTGAGCGACGCTGCTCCATCCTCACTGAGACGCTTCGGCGAGTCTCTGTGGACGAGAGTTCTGGGATTCGGCCCGATCGCCCTTCTTATCGACAGGTGGCTCCTCCTGCCTACAAAGATGAGCGGAAACCGTCTGTCATTATCAGCCCGCTGGTGGCTGACCGCAAGTCTTCCTTCATCCCCACTGGGATCGAGGAGGAGGTGAGGCGTCCGCTGCCTGACCGCAAAATCTCTCTAGTGCCAGAGACTGAGATGGTGGACGACTGCTTCATGGGAAATGACATGTACCACAATCATGGGGTGCACATGGCAGGACAGAGGAGGCAGTCTGTGCTAGCTTTCATGACCAATGCACAGGGCCAGGGCAGACGTGATCAGCTCCAGTCGTCCTTCCGCCGCCGCCTGTCCATCGTTCCCCAGAGTGAACTTGCCTCAGAGGTGGACATCTACGCCCGTCGACTGTCCAAAGAAGGCATTTATGACATTACTGGAGACATGGATGAGGAGAACATTGAG GCGTGCCTTGCAGATGAACAAATAGAGAACGTCTTTGAAACCACAAAATGGAACACATATGTCCGATATGTGACAACCAACAAAAGTCTCATTTATGTTCTGATCTTCATCCTTGTTGTCTATGCTGTTGAG GTGGCTGGATCTGTTGCTGGGATCTTTTTGGTAACTGA TGTGATCTGGAAGGAAGAGTATAAGATGTTGGACCTGAACGCCACAAAACAAGCTAATGTATCCCTTGCAAGCTCTCAGTATGCTGTCATCATCCGCCCCACCAGCAGCTACTACATCATCTACATCTATGTGGCCACTTCAGAGAGTATATTAGCTCTGGGATTTTTTCGGGGTCTTCCTCTGGTCCACACCATGATCACCATCTCCAAGAAACTGCACCAGAAAATGTTGAATTCTGTCCTGAGAGCACCAATGTCCATCTTAAACACCATGAAAACAG GTTGTATCATGAACAGATTCACTAAGGACATGGCCATCATAGACGACATGCTGCCTCTGTTAATGTTCGACCTAGTTCAG CTTACCCTGGTGGTGATTGGATGCATTCTGGTGGTGTCCATAATGCGGCCATACATATTCCTTGCAGCTACACCACTAGCCCTCATCTTTATTGTGATGAGAAAGTATTTCTTGCGGACAGGTCAGCAGCTGAAGCAAATGGAGACAGAAG CGCGAAGTCCCATCTTTTCCCATCTCATCATCTCCCTAAAGGGCCTGTGGACGATCCGGGCCTTCGACCGCCAGGCATATTTTGAAACCCTGTTCCACAAAGCCCTCAATACACACACGGCCGTCTGGTTCCTCTACCTATCCACCTTGCGCTGGTTCCTCTTTCGTGCTGACATCATCTACGTCTTCTTCTTCACCCTTGCTGCCTGGATTGCTGTTGGAACTAACC AGGATAAACCAGGGGAGATTGGTATCATAGTAGCCCTGGCAATGCTCATTCTAGGCACCTTCCAGTGGTGTGTCGTCACCAGCATTGCAGTTGACGGAATG ATGCGGTCTGTGGAGCGCGTCTTCAAGTTCATCGACTTGCCGTCCGAGGAGCCCAAACCGAGGCTAGGCCAAAGAAAAACCTCAGACCTGGTCATTGAGAACCCAGACACTTCGAATGAGGCTGCCTGGCCTAGCCGTGGCCAGATGGACGTGCAGAGTTTAACGGTCAAATACACAGAGGCTGGGCACGCCGTGCTAAAGAACCTCTCCTTCTCCGTAGAGGGTGGACAGAAG GTGGGAATATTGGGCAGAACAGGCTCTGGGAAGAGCACCCTGCTCAGCGCACTCCTGCGACTGGCTTACACAGACGGAGACATGTCCATTGATGGTGTGTCCTTCAACAGTATGCCCTTGCAGCAGTGGCGCAAGGCTTTCGGTGTGCTTCCTCAG AAAGTTTTCATCTTTACTGGAACGTTTCGTATGAACTTGGACCCCTATGGTTGCCACAGTGACGGGGAGCTGTGGAGTGTTGTTGAGGAG GTGGGCCTTAAGTCAGTAATTGAGCAGTTTCCTGATAAGCTGGACTTTCAGCTGGAGTATGGGGGTCATGTCCTGAGCTATGGCCACAAGCAGCTAATGTGTCTTGCAAGGTCCATCCTCAGCAGGGCTCGTATCCTGCTGCTTGATGAACCCAGCGCCCACCTCGATCCACT AACAGTGAAGGTACTGAAGAAGACGCTGAGGCAGTCCTTCTCCACCTGCACCATCTTAATGTGTGAACACAAAGTGGAACCGCTGCTCGAGTGCCAGTGCTTCCTG ATGATGGAACAGGGTAAGGTGAAGACCTACGACTCAATACAGAGACTCTTGAACGAGACCAGCCAGCTGAAACAGGCCATGAGTCCAGCTGAGCGCCTCAAACTCTTCCCTCGTCGCAACTCCAGCATGCATGTGCCTCAGCCCAAACTCAGCTCCGTCACACTCACCCTGCAGGAGGAGGCAGAGGACGACGTCCAGGACACTCGTCTCTGA